The following coding sequences are from one Devosia yakushimensis window:
- a CDS encoding MFS transporter: MTIATDAANGAPVPSTNSARRILAASMVGTTIEFFDFYIYATAAVIVFPHLFFPAGDETSALLSSLATFAIAFFARPIGAAFFGHFGDKIGRKATLVAALLTMGISTVLIGVLPTYGQIGVMAPLLLALCRLGQGLGLGGEWGGAVLLATENAPEGKKAWYGMFPQLGAPVGFFFATTIFLVLAHFMGEEAFMSWGWRVPFLASALLVIFGLFIRLKITETPEFAKAIEKAERVEVPFLDVFKHHKLSLLLGTMAALATFVLFYLMTVFSLSWGTSALGYTREEFLILQMVGVVFFGLFIPLSAVLADRYGMRRVMVGVSLAIAIFGLLIAPLFGSGSVVGVLGFLCIGLALMGLTYGPLGTALAAPFPTAVRYTGASLTFNLGGIFGASLAPYAATYLATNFGLHAVGYYMILAAVITLLAFGFIRQTSD; this comes from the coding sequence ATGACCATCGCCACGGACGCCGCCAACGGCGCCCCCGTGCCATCGACCAATTCCGCTCGCCGCATCCTTGCCGCGAGCATGGTCGGCACCACCATCGAATTCTTCGATTTCTACATCTACGCCACCGCCGCGGTGATCGTATTCCCGCATCTGTTCTTCCCGGCAGGCGACGAGACCTCAGCGCTGCTGTCCTCGCTCGCCACCTTCGCCATTGCCTTTTTCGCACGCCCGATCGGTGCTGCGTTCTTCGGCCATTTCGGCGACAAGATCGGCCGCAAGGCGACGCTGGTTGCGGCGCTGCTGACCATGGGCATTTCGACCGTGCTGATCGGCGTGCTGCCGACCTATGGCCAGATCGGCGTCATGGCGCCGCTGCTGCTGGCATTGTGCCGGCTGGGGCAGGGGCTTGGCCTGGGTGGCGAATGGGGCGGCGCGGTGCTGCTGGCCACCGAGAATGCGCCGGAAGGCAAGAAGGCCTGGTACGGCATGTTCCCGCAATTGGGCGCTCCGGTCGGCTTCTTCTTCGCGACGACGATTTTCCTGGTGCTGGCCCATTTCATGGGCGAAGAAGCCTTCATGAGCTGGGGCTGGCGCGTGCCGTTCCTGGCCAGCGCGCTGCTGGTCATCTTCGGCCTCTTCATCCGCCTCAAGATCACCGAGACGCCCGAATTCGCCAAGGCCATCGAAAAGGCTGAGCGCGTGGAGGTGCCGTTCCTCGACGTGTTCAAGCACCACAAGCTGAGCCTGCTGCTCGGCACCATGGCGGCGCTGGCCACCTTCGTCCTGTTCTACCTGATGACGGTGTTCTCGCTGAGCTGGGGCACATCGGCCCTGGGCTATACCCGCGAGGAATTCCTCATCCTGCAGATGGTGGGCGTCGTGTTTTTCGGCCTCTTCATCCCGCTCTCGGCCGTGCTGGCCGACCGCTATGGCATGCGCCGGGTGATGGTCGGGGTCTCGCTCGCCATCGCCATTTTCGGCCTGCTGATCGCCCCGCTTTTCGGCTCGGGCAGTGTGGTGGGCGTGCTGGGCTTCCTCTGCATCGGCCTCGCACTGATGGGGCTGACCTATGGTCCGCTCGGCACCGCCTTGGCCGCGCCATTCCCGACCGCCGTGCGCTATACCGGTGCCTCGCTGACCTTCAATCTGGGCGGCATTTTCGGCGCCTCGCTGGCCCCCTATGCCGCGACGTACCTCGCCACCAATTTCGGCCTCCACGCCGTGGGCTATTACATGATCCTGGCCGCAGTGATCACGCTGCTGGCCTTCGGGTTCATCCGGCAGACCTCCGACTGA
- a CDS encoding ABC transporter substrate-binding protein: MSTISRRTFITATAAATGVGLLPRWAYGQATPESAFLQAEVDAGNLPPVAERLPVNPLVVTPLERPGQQGGDWRHALVGGGSLSMIVRYQAYDPLVRFDPEWKGVIPNVAESYEVSEDGTEYTFKLREGHKWSDGEPFTTDDVQFWYDAYFTDAETNLGVQSFWEIGGSKAKLEVIDKTTFKVTFASPNGFFLQQMAWADQDQLVRCPKHYLEKFHIRYNPDAEKLAQDAGLGSWIALFQREIGFDDTNTYYQNGNRPTLNAWYFTLPPGQNTEQTLAARNPYYFKVDTEGTQLPYFDRIVYQMVADPEVLLLKTLQGEIDMMDQYIATPANRPTLFDGQQTGNYSFYTLKETAANVMAFQLNLNHLDEVKNALFNTIEFRQALSLSIDRQALIDAVFIGQGAPAQPSMIETDPLYNEQLSKQFTEYDPDTANTMLDALMPERDGEGYRLDSQGRRMTIIFEIDQTRTTFLDMFQLAIPMFQAVGIDAQLRSMDRSLWEERVRNGREFDATAHQFGANSGIAAMLDPRFYVPINSNCLYAPGWSLYYSQPDNAAAIEPPEPVKAQQALYRELTATPAPERQAEIMTQILQNAADLFFTFGVSLPADGYGIVKNDMVNVQKTMPNSFGWPTPAPTRPEQYFKA; the protein is encoded by the coding sequence ATGTCAACCATCAGCAGAAGAACCTTCATCACTGCCACTGCGGCGGCTACCGGCGTGGGCCTGTTGCCGCGCTGGGCCTATGGGCAAGCCACCCCTGAATCGGCATTCCTGCAAGCCGAGGTGGATGCCGGCAACCTGCCGCCGGTGGCCGAGCGCCTGCCGGTCAATCCGCTTGTCGTGACGCCGCTGGAGCGGCCCGGACAACAGGGCGGCGATTGGCGCCATGCCCTGGTGGGCGGCGGCTCGCTCTCCATGATTGTGCGTTACCAGGCCTATGATCCGCTGGTGCGCTTCGATCCCGAATGGAAGGGCGTCATTCCCAATGTGGCCGAAAGCTACGAGGTCAGCGAAGACGGCACCGAATATACGTTCAAGCTGCGCGAGGGCCATAAATGGTCCGATGGCGAGCCCTTCACCACCGATGACGTGCAGTTCTGGTATGACGCCTATTTCACCGATGCCGAAACCAATCTGGGCGTCCAGTCCTTCTGGGAGATCGGCGGCAGCAAGGCCAAGCTCGAGGTCATAGACAAGACGACCTTCAAGGTCACTTTCGCCAGCCCCAATGGCTTTTTCCTGCAGCAAATGGCCTGGGCCGACCAGGATCAGCTGGTGCGCTGCCCCAAGCATTATCTGGAAAAATTCCACATCCGCTACAACCCGGATGCGGAAAAGCTGGCGCAGGACGCGGGGCTCGGCAGCTGGATAGCTCTATTCCAGCGCGAAATCGGCTTTGACGATACCAATACCTATTACCAGAACGGCAATCGTCCGACGCTGAACGCCTGGTACTTCACCCTGCCCCCGGGCCAGAATACCGAGCAGACCCTGGCCGCCCGCAATCCCTATTATTTCAAGGTCGATACCGAGGGCACTCAGCTCCCCTATTTCGACCGCATCGTCTATCAGATGGTGGCCGATCCCGAAGTCCTGCTGCTCAAGACCCTGCAGGGCGAAATCGACATGATGGACCAGTATATCGCGACGCCAGCCAATCGACCGACGCTGTTTGATGGCCAGCAGACCGGCAATTACAGCTTCTATACGCTCAAGGAGACAGCGGCCAACGTCATGGCCTTCCAGCTCAACCTCAACCATCTCGACGAGGTCAAGAACGCGCTATTCAACACGATCGAATTCCGCCAGGCGCTGTCATTGTCCATTGATCGCCAGGCTCTGATCGACGCCGTGTTTATTGGTCAGGGCGCGCCGGCCCAACCCTCCATGATCGAGACCGATCCCCTCTATAACGAGCAATTGTCCAAACAGTTCACCGAATACGATCCCGATACTGCCAATACCATGCTCGACGCCCTCATGCCCGAGCGTGACGGGGAGGGATACCGCCTGGACTCCCAGGGGCGCCGCATGACGATCATTTTCGAGATCGACCAGACGCGCACCACCTTCCTCGATATGTTCCAGCTGGCCATTCCCATGTTCCAGGCTGTCGGTATCGACGCACAATTGCGCTCCATGGACCGCTCGCTCTGGGAAGAACGCGTGCGCAATGGCCGCGAATTCGACGCAACGGCGCATCAGTTCGGCGCCAATTCGGGCATTGCGGCCATGCTCGATCCCCGTTTCTACGTGCCAATCAACAGCAATTGCCTCTATGCGCCGGGCTGGTCACTCTACTACAGCCAGCCCGACAACGCGGCCGCCATCGAGCCGCCGGAGCCGGTCAAGGCGCAGCAGGCGCTGTATCGCGAACTGACCGCCACCCCGGCTCCGGAAAGGCAGGCCGAGATCATGACGCAAATCCTGCAAAACGCGGCCGATCTCTTCTTCACCTTCGGCGTCAGCCTGCCCGCCGATGGCTACGGCATCGTCAAGAACGACATGGTCAATGTGCAAAAGACCATGCCGAACTCCTTCGGCTGGCCCACGCCCGCTCCGACCCGGCCAGAACAGTATTTCAAGGCCTAG